CCAAGGTCATGATAATAAGTGCCGACTTTTGTGAGCAGGTGATTTGCTCCAATTTCGCGAGCACAACGTTCGGCAAGCATAGCTACTGCCATTGTGTGTTGGTATGTGCCGGGCGAAATTTCAGTCAACTTCTTTAGCAAAGGATGGTCCGGGTCGTCGTATTCTTTGATTTGCAAATCTGTCGAAATATTTGGCAAACGTTCTATCATAAATAACAGCCCAAAAGTAATAATCGGTGACATTATCGAACAAATTAAAGCCAAACTCATAGATTTTAACAAATCAATGTTATCGGTGCTACTTTCGGCGCTAAAAACGAGAATTGATATGAAAAATCCCATGAAAATAAAAAATATTGATTGGTACATTTGTGTACGATTTTGGATATCACGTACTGTGTAGGAAGCAAGCATACCAACGAAAATCATCTGTGTTGCTGTTATATAATCATTGCCTCTGATGCCTGCCATTAATAGCGACATGGTGACAGTGCTCACAAATGCTGTCCGCGAATCAAATACTATGGCTATTAGCATAGAAATCGCCGGTATGAAAATCAAATATTGCAATGGCAAATCGGAAATAATTTCTATCGAAAGCCAACTTAACAGTGATATCAAAACCATAGAACCCATCAATATACTTAGTTCGACGTTGTCTGTTATTACTTTCTTGCGTAGTATCAACAAATATATGATTAGGATGGACAGTATCATTGACGCATGTCCGAAATTACCGATATAGTACAATAACCCATAACTGTCCTCATCGGTCATGAATCGTGAACTTTGGTAGGACTTGATTTTGGCAATATTCAATTCGGATAGTTTTTCTTTGTTATGTATGATGACTTCTCCGGCACGTACAAAACCTATTGTCCGAGGTACTGAATTCATTGCCTGTTCGATTGCTTGGTCAGTCAAATCATTATGGAAAACTAAGTTGGGAACGTTCAATCGGTTGACAATTTCCATAGCAAGAGCTTGCAAGGGGGCTTGAATCGTTTTGCTGATAATTGACTCGGCATTATTAATGAATGCTGACCTGTCAAGCAAATTAACCTTGTTGAGGATTATGAATTGATTCTTATCAACGCGCACCATGATTTCAGATTTCACAATTCTATCCAAAGCGATATTGACAAATCCGTTATCATAGGTTTCCGCTAAATATTTTTCTAAGGTTTGTTTAATTACTTTGAACTGCATTTCCCTTTGCTTAAGAGGTAAATCCAATAATGGTCTAAGTGATTTTTCCGAAATAGGGCTTGGGAGTTTATCAACTTGCTGGGTCAACATCTCCTCGAGAATATCTAAAATTGTGCTCAGTGCAGTTCGATTTGATAATGCCGATGCTTCATCAATGACAAACACGGGCAGAGCCTCTTCGGCAGCAAGTCTTCTTTCCTCAGAATATTTGGCTGCTTCTTTGAAAATAGGGTATGAAAATTCGGCAATTAGAGGTTCGTCCTCCCAAGTAGAACCCGCTACCATTCTATAATCCGGTATATTATATGCTTTTTGGTCTAATTTTATCACAAAAAATAATGATGTCAATATCAAGCTGACAATGATGATGAATATTTTCAATCGCAAGGAGCCTTTTACACGATTGTAATCGATTTGGGATGCGATTGCATTATCCACCAATATTTTTTGGAACAATGTTTGTCTCGGGTTTAGCATTTTGTTTTCTTTTATTTTTTATTTTGAAAACTTATTCATATTATTGCGAATATAATCATAATATTTTTTTTCGATGTTATTCATGGAATGTCTTTATATAAATAAAATCTTAAGTGTCGGTGAAATTTGCGAACTTACAACCGACGAATCTAAGCACGCACGGGCTCTCCGCTTGCGTGAAGGGGATAATATTTATCTCACAAACGGAATCGGTTCGGTCTATCTTTCCGAATTAGTTTCATATTCTAAAAATTCAGCGACGTGTAGAATTTTGGAATCGTATCCGAATTTCGGAGAACCTGCTAAATTTGTTCATGCTTTTATAGCATTGATTGATAACAAGGACAGAATGGATTTTTGCATCGAAAAATGTATTGAAATCGGTGTGTCGGAGTTCACTTTCTTGCATTCAAAATATTCTGCCAAACGGCAATCTAACCCCGAAAGGCTCCAAGCAAAAGCGATTGCTGCAATAAAGCAATGTAAAAGAGCAACGCTACCGAAATTCAATCCTACGATTGATATTGCGACTATAAAAAATGTAATTAGCGATTATCAAGTCTTTTTGGCTGACGAAAAGGGGAAATCTTTCACTTCATACAGCCCGAAAAGCAATGTAGCTTTCATCGTCGGACCCGAAGGCG
This Candidatus Kapaibacterium sp. DNA region includes the following protein-coding sequences:
- a CDS encoding HDIG domain-containing protein — its product is MLNPRQTLFQKILVDNAIASQIDYNRVKGSLRLKIFIIIVSLILTSLFFVIKLDQKAYNIPDYRMVAGSTWEDEPLIAEFSYPIFKEAAKYSEERRLAAEEALPVFVIDEASALSNRTALSTILDILEEMLTQQVDKLPSPISEKSLRPLLDLPLKQREMQFKVIKQTLEKYLAETYDNGFVNIALDRIVKSEIMVRVDKNQFIILNKVNLLDRSAFINNAESIISKTIQAPLQALAMEIVNRLNVPNLVFHNDLTDQAIEQAMNSVPRTIGFVRAGEVIIHNKEKLSELNIAKIKSYQSSRFMTDEDSYGLLYYIGNFGHASMILSILIIYLLILRKKVITDNVELSILMGSMVLISLLSWLSIEIISDLPLQYLIFIPAISMLIAIVFDSRTAFVSTVTMSLLMAGIRGNDYITATQMIFVGMLASYTVRDIQNRTQMYQSIFFIFMGFFISILVFSAESSTDNIDLLKSMSLALICSIMSPIITFGLLFMIERLPNISTDLQIKEYDDPDHPLLKKLTEISPGTYQHTMAVAMLAERCAREIGANHLLTKVGTYYHDLGKMEKPEYFTENQIGIENKHEQISPKKSAQIIIDHVAAGIELARQYKLPQRIIDFIPMHHGTTLVKHFYAQALEMNPDKEINESDFRYPGPKPRTKETAILMICDSAEAISRIESKSLEEIENIIEKNIQDRILDGQFDECNITISDLNKIKTVIAKSLIGMGHKRVSYKEIPKKN
- a CDS encoding 16S rRNA (uracil(1498)-N(3))-methyltransferase, producing the protein MECLYINKILSVGEICELTTDESKHARALRLREGDNIYLTNGIGSVYLSELVSYSKNSATCRILESYPNFGEPAKFVHAFIALIDNKDRMDFCIEKCIEIGVSEFTFLHSKYSAKRQSNPERLQAKAIAAIKQCKRATLPKFNPTIDIATIKNVISDYQVFLADEKGKSFTSYSPKSNVAFIVGPEGGFSEEEIAMLQNLDNVSLVNLGNRRLRAETAAIAMSVLCLNL